From the genome of Longimicrobiales bacterium:
CGCGGACTTCGTCCTCCTGCGCTCCGATGGCCGGCCGACCTACAACTTCGCCGTGGTAGTGGACGACATCGAGATGCACATCTCGCACGTCATCCGCGGCGTCGGCCATCTGTCCAACACGCCGCGCCAGGTCCTGCTGTTCGACGCGCTGGATGCAGCGCGCCCGGTGTTCGCGCACGTCCCGATGGTGCTCGGTCCGGATCGACAGAAGCTGTCCAAGCGGCACGGCGCATCCGGCATGGCCGAGTACCGCGCGCAGGGCTACCACCCGGATGGCCTGTTGAACTACCTCTCGCTGCTCTCCTGGTCGAGTCCAAGCGGCGAGGATGTTCTGTCGAGGGAGCAGCTGATCGAGGAGATCTCACTCGAGCGCATCGGCGTCGCCGATGCGATGTTCGACCCGGCGCGGCTGCGCTGGCTGTCGGCAAAGCACATCGAACGCATGCCGCTTCCTGACCTGCTCAATGCCATCCGGCCGTTCGTCGATCGGGATCGATTCGATCTCGACGACGACACGCTGACTGCCGCAGTGTCGGCGACACGGACCCACTTCGTGACGTTCGCCGACGTCAACGAGCAGCTCGGGGAGTTCTTCCCGCTGACCCGCACGCAGGTCGACAGTCCCGTCATTGCCGCGGCGCTGACGACGCTCGACGACCTGCCGGAATGGAAGGAAGAGAACCTGCGTGCCGCTCTCCAGGACATCGGTCGCGCAAGCGGTGTGAAAGGTCGCGCGCTGTACGAGCCGCTCCGCCGTGCACTGACCGGACGGGAGCACGGCCCGCCGCTCGGCGCGGTCATGTTCGTGCAGGGCAGGGAGCGCGTGCTCGCGTCGCTGACCGCGGCGCAAACGGCCTCCGACGCGAGCGCAGCGCGGGAGATCCCGACGGGGGAAACATGAGCATGCTGATCTTCGATCCGTTCGCCGGCATCAGCGGGGACATGACCCTCGCGGCACTCGTCGATCTCGGGCTGAGCGAGAAGTGGCTGCGCGACTTCGTCCGTGACCTCGGCATCGGTCCCGTGGATGTTCACATCGACCGAGTGAATCGGCGCGGTATCAGCGCGCCGCACATCCGGTTCTCCTATCCGCCCGAGCACGCACACCGGCACCTGCGGCACGTGGTCGAGATCATCGACCGGTGCAACACCACGGAGCTGGCCCGCACCCGGGCGCGGGAAGCATTCCGCCGCATCGCCGAGGCCGAGGCGAAGGTTCACGGCACGAGCATCG
Proteins encoded in this window:
- the gltX gene encoding glutamate--tRNA ligase, translating into MIRTRFAPSPTGSLHVGNARIAVLNWLFTRQQGGCFVLRIEDTDVERNVPGAEAGVRQDLLWLGLGWDEGPGQGPYGPYRQSERGPAYHRYAERLLESGHAYRCFCAADPTEDTLERRAPCECAALDAAVAQGRAATESHTLRFRVPAGQTIAIEDAVRGRVEFASQEIADFVLLRSDGRPTYNFAVVVDDIEMHISHVIRGVGHLSNTPRQVLLFDALDAARPVFAHVPMVLGPDRQKLSKRHGASGMAEYRAQGYHPDGLLNYLSLLSWSSPSGEDVLSREQLIEEISLERIGVADAMFDPARLRWLSAKHIERMPLPDLLNAIRPFVDRDRFDLDDDTLTAAVSATRTHFVTFADVNEQLGEFFPLTRTQVDSPVIAAALTTLDDLPEWKEENLRAALQDIGRASGVKGRALYEPLRRALTGREHGPPLGAVMFVQGRERVLASLTAAQTASDASAAREIPTGET